One Triplophysa rosa linkage group LG9, Trosa_1v2, whole genome shotgun sequence genomic window carries:
- the lrrc18a gene encoding leucine-rich repeat-containing protein 18, translating to MAKGKRESGAKGTKITLKMAKNAMRVTPDGKLRLDLSNVGISTFPKCLLKLRNIQELDLSRNKLKTIPEFIGQFSGLHWLDLHSNHIEQLPESIGRLASLVYLNLCNNNLDSAGLSSEMGGLGNLQVLNLGMNRLTTLPPTFVALTNLTELGLFDNLLTEVPECIHVLPKLRKINTKRNPVTHTLDGKGCESLQMTGDLYLVRERDLCQPCLGRCKEERQRLGKNKSSDHKSKRKSHFSGLITPNSVARDNQEIWRQQTFISPQRS from the coding sequence ATGGCTaaggggaagagagagagcggaGCCAAAGGGACAAAGATCACCTTAAAAATGGCCAAAAACGCTATGAGAGTTACTCCGGACGGAAAACTACGGCTCGATCTCAGCAACGTCGGCATCTCCACGTTTCCCAAATGCCTCCTTAAACTAAGAAACATACAGGAACTCGACCTGAGCCGGAACAAGCTGAAAACCATCCCAGAATTCATCGGACAGTTCAGTGGTCTGCATTGGTTAGACCTTCACAGCAACCATATCGAGCAGCTGCCGGAAAGCATCGGACGCCTGGCATCTCTGGTCTACCTGAACCTCTGTAACAACAATCTAGACTCTGCTGGTTTATCATCTGAAATGGGGGGTTTGGGGAACCTCCAAGTTCTGAATTTGGGAATGAACCGTCTGACCACTCTCCCCCCCACCTTTGTTGCCCTGACAAACCTGACGGAGCTGGGTCTGTTTGATAATTTGCTCACGGAGGTACCCGAATGCATCCACGTGCTGCCCAAACTGAGGAAGATAAACACCAAACGCAACCCTGTGACTCACACACTAGACGGAAAGGGCTGTGAGTCTCTACAGATGACGGGAGATCTGTATTTGGTCAGAGAAAGAGATTTGTGTCAACCTTGTCTAGGGAGGTGTAAGGAGGAGAGGCAAAGACTGGGAAAGAATAAGTCGTCAGATCACAAGTCAAAAAGGAAGAGTCATTTTTCAGGGCTGATCACGCCAAACTCAGTAGCGCGGGATAATCAAGAAATATGGCGGCAACAGACATTCATCTCACCTCAAAGATCTTAA